The genomic stretch TAGAAATTCATGATAATCCTGAAAATTAAGTTTTAACTTCAAATATCCACAGTTGCATGCTAGGGAAAAATTTACtcgaatttcttcttctttgtttatTGGAGGACGCTGTGGAAGATTTTATTTACATTGCTGCTTTATGAATCATAGAATGAGAAAATACTAATAATGCTTATCAAATCCGAGTGCACAAATTTGCAtattagttgacttttggaagACGACAATGGAAACATTTagtagtgtgtttggatagttgattatttgagatgattttttcaaaaaataaaaataaaaatactgtagttttttttttttttaatgtgatgtatgtgagataaaaggATGGTTAAGAAATATATTGATTatgtaagtaaataaattttgataaatAATTCACTATTCAAACAAGcatattatcatgagaatgatcATCTCTGATAATCTTGAATTGAGAAATAGACTCCAGCAAGGATTCTTGTGAGGGAAACTTGTTTCTTGTGAGCAACAAAATTCATAGTTCATACCAGCGAGGATGAGGTACAAGTACAGATTATTGCCTTGCTCGTTTGATAAATTTCAGTCCAGATTGATGAGCAAAGGAAGTTTCCAAACAAATTAATGCTTTCAGGTTGCAGTTGTTAAGAGGACTTGGTCTAGAGATATGCAGGCAATTAGCTTGAAAGGGGTTTTCTGTGGTCATGAAGTTGTTGAAATTTCAACCGCCTCTGGTTCTTCTAATCTTAGCATCTCATAAGCTCGATTTGCTATACATAGACAGCATTCACTGTAACAGGATAGAAGATCAACTGGACATTGAAAGAATCAATGTGGAAGACTTGATAAATATGTTGGCAAGAAGTGGGCTAAGTTATTGTGGACTAGGAAGCCTCACACTTCCCAATTAATGTCCTCTACAATTTCTTAATCCCTTTGACAGAAATCTTTCATGATCCCCTTGGCCAGCAGTTGAGAATGCTCATATTGAACTAACCACATCACTCAATATTCTTTCCACAGCATTTGATTACTGCTATAATAAGGTTCAATCGGATGCTACTCTGCCTAAGATTAGAAGCAAATAAAAAGGGAATGTCGTTGAATTTTCCCTTCTGTGCAGGCTAAAGGCAATGAAGACGCATTACTAATGGCAAACAGAGGAGGTGACTGAGGCACTCCTCCCCTACTTAACCTTCTACATTAAAAGTTTCGGGAAAAATTGTTGATTTATCTGGAAACACAGGAAAATTCAAGGTATACAATTGCATTTTTACCTAGAACATATAGTAGAAGCAGATCATGTAATGAAGCACATTGCACTAAAATATAGTCTCTCCTACATTGTATAGAAATTTCTCCGGTACGAAGAAATCATGTGTGAAAATCTGATCGCCTCAATTTGAGCCCTGCTGGTATTACCTCAGAGGTAGCTATTCCATCTTCTTGGCAGTCATACAAATTATTTACACGCACAAAGGTATGCATCATCCTCATTCACGGAGTTATGTCAGACAAGAAAATAACCAAAATCTTGCTCCTATTAGCTTGAGTCCTCAACAACTAATTGCACTTTTACTGAAGTCAATTCCCAGGGAAAGCAATAGGAAATTCCCTCAAAAGAGACAGGACAAATGAAATACTACCCCAATTTCCGCAGAACTTCAAGAATAAATCTTTGGAATCAAAATATTGGCCAGTTATGGATCAGCCTACATAGTCTCAAAAGCAACTCTAAATGCCTACATAAGGTTCTATAAATGGAGATTTGTAACTTCTAAAATGATCATTTAAGCTCAAGGAGCTAGTTTAATTCTATAAAATTACCTCTATTGTTCTTTTTTCTGCACGCAAGCCTGCAATGGACGGAAATCCCAGTAGAATCAAATCCACCACTCAATAATTGTACATACGTGCAAAATATACCATTAGTATGATAAACCAGTATCATGAGGCAAAAAGTACGAACTATCAATGAGCAAGCCCCTTCATCATTAGGCCATCAATTTTTTCCTCCAAGATGGTCACACTTCATCATCAAGCAATCAATAAACAACCTCATCGGAAACAGCAGTATTCCCATTCAGAATGAACAGAGTCAGTAGAGAAAAAATACTCCGCATGTCACATTAAAGGGCTCAGACCACCAAATAAAATTGCAACAAGCTACTTTCTCAGGCAATTTCCACAAACAGATATCCAAAGATCCCATTTCTTGAGAAAGATAAACAAGAGTACAATGCAAGAACAATTGCAATAGTTCATAAAGTTTGTCATCATTCATACTAAAATTAGACTACGAAAATAAAAACAGGGGATTTAGGGGGATTTCTTGGAAATGAAACTAGCACAAGAGATCCAACAAAGAAGACTACCATAACTAAAAATTCTCCAACCATCTTCTCCTGCACAAGCAAAAAAACTACCAATACTATCTTAGCTTTCCCTAGCTAAATCCCTAAACAATCCATAACCGAAAGGAATATTCAACCCTTAATCTTCTCAAGAATGTCAGAAACAACCTTATCCATGTCAAGGGCCTTCATGGGGGAAAAGGGCCTCTTCATCTCCAGAAGACTGATAAACTTCTCACCATTTTCACCTTCCTCCCTGATCTCAAAGCAACCCCTTCTTGGCTTCTCTGGGTTCAGAATCACATTAACCCCACCATCAAGACCTTTCTCCAGCCCATCTTTCACCTGCAAAGCCCTTGTCTTAAATGAGTTACACTGCTTGCAATGCTCCACTATTATCGTCTTCTTGGAGCCATCAACAACGTCGCCCTTGGTTTCTTCTGCCTTCTCTGCTTCTTGTTTTGGCTTGGATGGGACAAGTTTAGCCTTCTTCTTCTTGGGGTTTTCTGGGATTGTCTTGGCCCTCTTTTTGGGGGTTTCTGGGATGGGTTCTGCTTGTCTAGTTGAACTGCGAGTCACCCTTGTCGAGGGCTCCACAGTTGTCTTTTTCCTGGGCGCCATGGATTTTTGCCGAAGAAGTCAAGCAGAAAAGCAGAAAAGGTCCAagggaagaagaagatgaagtgaataatttcttgaaaaagtgcGGCTTTACAATTTTGAGACGTAAAGAGAATTTTTATGATTATCCAATTGGGCTGAAATTGTCAAAATGGTCCCTCATGTTCTTAGGGAATTCTTTTGCTCATCCTTTACAATGAAGCGAACCATCTTAATCCCTTCCAAATTTCGAGCGTGTTTGGATATTAGActattttggataattttttacaaaaaaaaaaaaaaaaataccgtAGTACACTTTTGCTatgatatatatgtaataaaaatatgatttaaaaatatatgaatgATACAAACGAAGAAATTTTTGCAAATAATATACCATTCTGACATCCTAATTCGATGCACTTATTTGACGCATCTTTCCATCTGCTTGTGTCGATAAGTTTTTGacaaattagtaaataattcaTGGATAAAAGCTAGAGAAGTTCTTATAATAAGTTTGACTTATGAAAGACAAAATTAACTTCAAAATGTTTTTCTTTAGTTCTGAATATATTTTACTTTAACCCACTATTTAGATTTGTTTAACAAAATTAAGTGATTTGATGCTCAAAAAAATGATCAAATGCCAATTGAACCTAATTCTCTCCAAAAAAGAAGAATGTGTTGTACACATTCATCAAGGTCAATTGATATGTGACCAAAGTACTAAAATTGAGATATGTGATGCACCAAATTATTTCATTTTAAGCGAAAGAGACTGGAATTCTGAAATTGATCTTTTaagaaacttttttttcttttggggtgTTGGGGGGTTTTTAATTTTAGAGGTCTTTTGGttatatagttttttttttttttttaccaagcAAGTTAAGACTTTTGTGGTAATAAGACTTTTGGGGTTATATAGTTGCAATTGAGTCTTCTGTGGGAATGCTCAGCTTTTGATATTGATGGGTTGGATGGGTTTTTGGATAATATATTGTACGCTCCAGGCGTGGGCTCATTTGTGCCACGTGTAGGTAGCACAATAGGAGGAGCAAATAGGCAAGATGTCTATCCCGCGCTTTTGGACGGCTAGGATTGATCTAGGAAGAGCCACAGTGGGAAGGATTTAGCTCCTGGAGATTAGGAGAGAGCGCAGATCGGGAAACTGGCGGGTACATGCACTGTACTCCACTGTCCTCAGGTTTGTTCAAGTCCGGGTGCACATTACAACGTGGGTGTGTGCTGTTTCTTCTAATCAATCAGCTTTTGATTGGTTGACGCAAAATTTCTCGCATCTTTGTTTGTTTTTGGGAGAGGCCTATATTGGAGTATGAAGTTAAAGCCTTGTTTGGATTTCGGTTTTCGTCGGAAAATTACAtcgtttttcgtgatcacatttcccaattaccttttttcctcacatacatcaaatcgctacagtaatttttccatgaaaaatcatgaaaaatgcaattcaaacaCAACCTTTAgattttcattttatgaaattAAAATTTGTAGATATTGCGATTTACATCATTACTAGTaacagaaaattttttattacaaaattgaattttaaattataaattaatattCTTATGCACTTGTAAAATACTTGAAGATATTATCTGTAAATATGTGTTTCTTGTAAAATAACATGCTTCTTGTAACTATATAAAGCATCaaataaatttaaaacttaAAAGGTAAGGCTATTGTTTGTCCAATGAATGCATAGAATGTGGACAATTTAATGAATAGGCATGACATTTGTTTAGTTGAATCTAGGATGTTaatgtattttaaaaaataatttaactgAAATAATAGCTATATTGAATTTTGATATTTCGATTGAATAGAggaatttttttagaaaaattaactaaacaaataatTTAAGTGAATATTAATTAGAACACGTGCCATAGCATTTTGCTTAACTATTATATTGcaattcctttccttttttttctcttgttatTTGTAATTATGTGTATGATAAAGTTTCgattttattcattttagtaTTTTGTAGTATTTTatatgagtaaattttatatgcactgatagtgtatacactatcatagTTGGATGCACGACACACATGtaaaatttggatttcaaattcaaatttgaattagGTATCATGCATCAAATGGtgaaagtgtatacactatcaatgtatataagattaatccatTTTATATTAGAACACCTGCACATAAATTCTGGACAAAAAATATTATCAAAGTTGAATTTGACATGGAATAATTCCATGTCAAAAGCGAAAAGAAGTGAAGAAAAATCTCTAGCATTTGAAAACCATAATTACTAGAATAAGAAGTTAGGCTCAACAATATCAAGAATAACATAATATAGGGAGTAGGATTGTGGGATTAAGATTTCTGGGGATTAGTTTGTCAATTCTGCGCGCGTATATTGCAATAAATAAAGGGAATAAAGTTGTTAATTGCATGACTTTTGGAGTATTATAAGAACGGAAGAttattttggccaaaaaaaatcaGAATGATTTCCTGCACCCAGGACCATAGGTGGCAAACATATCCATTTAGTTAAATTTATAGGTATCTTAAACTTTTGCACATGGGTAAAAATGGGttatccaataatacccatttaataattggatattattggataacccatcaaacccaattaatcCATTTAGAATTGTCTTCTCCCAAATCTCTTCTCTTCCCCCACCTATTtcttttcatattttttattttatcatgatgttaactacttttgtttaataattatttttatttgttgattttatcTTAGTTcattaacttgctcatttttcaccattaccaatttatgacaagttttaacctctttttttttttacctttttcaaaatgaaaatttaaatttacacacgACAAAAATgctaggggttcaaaattttttggattaagtttttatgttaatttttatagtacttagttcaaatttttatattcttattgttcaattattaaatagtatgtaattttgcgacatagagtgcggatggaaaaaaaattggtaattaggcttattgagcattataagtaaatatttaaatctAACGATGGGTGCAAACGGTGGTATAAATtaataacttagtttgcaaaaatgaattcaAATAAATTTACAAGAAGTTAAAATAAACgagttataaatgggtaattgggttactcaattcatttttttacttatccatttatatccatctaattaaatgggtagaAATggattgactcacttataccccaTTATCCATTTTAACCAACTCAAACCCGcccaaatcacccattttgacacctctaccCACGacatttttatgtttaagtaagAAAAAATAGTAGCAATTATAACACAATCTTCTAAGATAATGCTTGTGCACTGAACACTGCTTCATTGCCACTGAAAGGCGTCGCCATCTCAATATCTCATTGAAAAGATGCCGAAATATGAGCTGAGCGTATCAGCTTATTATTAAGACCCACAGCTATATACATTGGCCTCACTAAATTATCagcttatttatttatttggttcGCGAGGAAAATTTACAACTAGCTAGTATAAAATAAATAGGTTCCTCCAAGATTTGCAGCACATATAGCAGGATCGAACAATTGAAAATATATCCTAGGCACTTGGCAACCAAACTATACCTCATCTCATCCAGGGAAAGATGGCCATTGCAAGAGCAATCTGCTGCGTTATCcttgttctctttttttttttttgcatcagGTAAAATTTCACGAGCCATATCAACAGAACTTAATATATTACAACTATTTCTTGAAAACAattctatcccttttttttttttttttgcaaaaaatggAAGTACTCTTTAGAAAGGATAGTTTTGACCCTAGTGATAATTAAATATTTCGAGCttaattttttagattttttttccatGCCCATTTTTTCTTGTCTAATACTGATAGTATATGCATCATTGAAAAGCTGGCTTGCATGCACTTTTTGTACCATAATAATTTCATGTGGTGATAAATACTGATGATGTTATTAGTTAATGCATGCAAGGTGGCAATAACTACATGGTGATCGGTCGAGGATCAACCCCAATCATCCCGCCTAAAAGATGCACAGAAGGTGCAGGTGTTTGGAACTCAACATGCGATGCTCTGTGTTGTCGCACATTGTGCACCAGCTACTTCGGTAACCTTCATCCCCAGGCAGTCTGCAAGAAATCCCCCGGAATTGCTAGAGTCTTGTGCATCTGCAGGCACGACTGCAGAGTGCTATCCATGCATGCAAGTAAATGATCTACTACGTTGCATGCTTTGTACGAAGGCATTCACAACTTTGAGATTATGAATAATTGATATATAGTAAATGTTACCGTAGTTATTTTCTGCAGGGGTTCTATGTACTCTTGGTTGGATAGAGGAGTAAAGGATCGATCTTTACATGGATTCCCACTACGTTAATTATTTGATAGAATGGGATGAATAAAAGTACACTTCTTCTATGTGGTCGTCCCAAAAATTTTAATGAGCCAATaacatttttctttaattagTTTCAATTCTCCGTATTGCAAAATTATTTTGGTGTAGCCACTAGCCCACTGCTTTATTGGATTCCATGTTTAATATGACATTTGATTGAGTCAATTTACGAAAATTACAATTGTTTAATCCACGTATAAAATgtattaaaattcaaaaaattctaCGCTAAACGACATACTACAGATAAAAATTAAAACACGTTCTTGAAGTTGCTTTTTTGTAGATAAACTCTCgaaattttaattatatttggATCGTTAGTTAATTAAGGGGGGAAAAGATAACAGCATTAATCTTGAACTCATTTTGTGTTTCACTTAATTGACTCTCTCACATTTTAAAGTGAGTGGGTAGCTATTGTAATTTGTAACAATAATGTGACTCACTCTTTtgttagatatatatatatatgcccaATCTGCTGGCAATCATTAATCTATTTGGGAGCATATGCTTCTTCATTTATATATAGATCCCATTCTAATGGCTGATTTTCAATTATCATGCATGATAAACTTTTATATTTcttacccaaaaaagaaaaatcttgaaGGCGCGGCGTACATAGTGGCTATCAAAACTTAGTAATACGCAGTAAAGAATAAGATAAGATAATGATTTTATACTCTTAATCCTTATTCTTTAATGTTTACTCTAAACCAGATAAATTCCACGCCACTAGTATGtggtaaaaataaataaatctacAACTTTTAAGACCAGGATTTTCCTTGTCCGGCCTAAGAAAAGATAAAGTTTCTCTGTCCACGCTCTCCCATTGATTCAAGTCTTTTGTTCTTCTTTCTTGagtttcaccaaaaaaaaaaccacgcCTTCTATAGGAACCCATTAATGATAGTTTGCCTATTTATTCAAATGTGTTGAAAGATGATGAAGTGATTGGGGATTATTCTCATTCCCCGTTTCTCGATTTGACGATGATGAAGAATTcatatgtcttttttttttttttttttaatcttttataTCCAAAAATAATCAATTTTGAAGATGGCATTAGAATGACTTTTTGATTCATGAAGCTACTTTGAGTATAATCTATTCTGATCAATATGCTTTGAGTTATGGTGTAAATGAATCGAATCCTTGTTGGGTCAGAAAAGATGAAAGGAAAAGATTATTATTCTCCCTCATAAATCTATtgatttttcattctttttttttttttaaaaaaaaaaagaatgggcTCAGGCTCAGCTCTAGCGTAGCATTTACGAACTCACAGTCGTCTTAATTTGCCAATGCCTGACGAAGCTCAGAGAATTTTGtaacaacattttttttttttttgttccttaaCAAGACAATGAATTGTTTTAATCGCGGTGCAAAGTTGGCCtttttttcaccaaaattctgAAGGAGGCTGTGCCGATGCCAGCATGACTGTTGACCAGAATTTCTTGAATCTTGCATAGGAGAGCCATATTATTAATTTTGCACTAACTAGTTCTTGGGGTGCTTTCTGAGCGAGAGTGTGCGCTTAAACGGTGACCATATGCTGTTGTTGCATCTGTCAAGTAAAACTACCATCGAATTTTGTAGACTTTCTATTCAGGACTAGGGAAAGTCAGTAGATAAGGCCTGTGCCTATTTACTGCGATTCCAGAGTGCAAACTTAAAAAACATGTCAAGGGAATGATACTGGACACGCGAAGCATCAAAAGTCAGTCCCATAAAAAAACCATCTTGTAATCTGAGAAAGCAACTTTACAAATTGGTGAATGTTTCTTCCATTATCTTCACCCCTAAACTTCAAAGTCAGCATTCTGTACATGTTCCTACTACTGTCTCACTCTGTTCGTCTAGGATCCTCTCATTTACAAGCCAGGGATTGTGAATTGAAGGCATGAATGGATTTCCTTCTCGAGGACAGTTTCCGGTTGGGAATGGCAGTTCCACGCTCACGACGTTTGGAGCATTTCTTTCACACTTTCTCAGGACTCTTTGCAGCATTTCGTCTTGCACAGCATCCTACAAAGTAGATTGTTGACTGGCAACAACAAAACCCAAAGAATCAGAATTATGCTACAGTTACAGAAATATCAAACTCCATTTGGAGTATTGGAGAATGAGGAATTCTTCTGTCACGAGTTCTTCATCTTAGAAGATTGATAAGAAGAGCCCAAGAGAAAAGTTTAATGACCGACTAAAACTCAATTTCTGAACTGCAACAACTCAGATGAAAGCTTTGGTCTTACCAGGACAACGAAAAGAAATACATTAAAGATAGCAACTGCCCTCCATTCTATCTTCATGTATTGTGCAACTCCGGCTCTGAAACATTTTGAAAGGAAATACTTGAGACTTCTAAATGAACTGCGATGCAGCACAGTCGGAAAGGAAATACTAAGACTGTTAATAAGCAATGTGACGTACAAATACAGCCTTACTTGCAAGAATCACAATTGTAGCATTTGACGCCCCTTGAGTTTTTGTAAAGTTTGCAGTCCTTGTTTGAACTGATTGGTCGAAAGCTCAAGTCATAGTATGAGGCATTTACAGCAGGATATCCACACCTATAAGTAATAAATACGGAATGTCATCATGGAATTGCTGAACACAGAAAATCACATTCTGCAATAAATCCATGGCCAACAATAGCAGTTCGATACTCCAAAGCTGTACATAAGGTGTAAGACTAGTCTAATTTAGAGGAACTACACTGAAGAGATATTATATGCAGAAATGCTATGTTAAGCACATACTCAGATGGTGGACGACAGCAACCAGCTTCTATTGGGGTGAGTCTCGCTGATTTGTATTGTTTCAGGGTCTGAAGCACACAAGCTAAAGCATGAGTAAGattccggaaaaaaaaaaaaaaaatcagaactGTGGCTTCTGAGTGTACACCTTGTATTCTCCTGCCAAGTTATTGCAGTC from Coffea eugenioides isolate CCC68of chromosome 8, Ceug_1.0, whole genome shotgun sequence encodes the following:
- the LOC113779670 gene encoding selenoprotein H-like — its product is MAPRKKTTVEPSTRVTRSSTRQAEPIPETPKKRAKTIPENPKKKKAKLVPSKPKQEAEKAEETKGDVVDGSKKTIIVEHCKQCNSFKTRALQVKDGLEKGLDGGVNVILNPEKPRRGCFEIREEGENGEKFISLLEMKRPFSPMKALDMDKVVSDILEKIKG